Proteins encoded in a region of the Pigmentiphaga litoralis genome:
- the glf gene encoding UDP-galactopyranose mutase, protein MQSRGDGARATNIIPFVSDDGWLTRERPALICFSHLRWDFVYQRPQHLLSRFAKSQPVFYFEEPIPTDGAEAFLERRMTKDGVCVLVPRLPAVGDHATADAQQRRLLDAFMAEQNFGSFMLWYYTPMSLAFSSHLEPSLLVYDCMDELSAFRGAPPQLVERERELMSRADVVFTGGYSLYEAKRRVHVNAHAFPSSVDVGHFRAARADQDEPQDQRTIAHPRLGFYGVLDERFDIDLVADLAAQRPDWQIVLVGPIVKIDPATLPRAANIHYLGSKSYEQLPAYLGGWDVALMPFAMNESTRFISPTKTPEYLAGGKPVVSTPIMDVVRTYGHTDLVHIASNAKEFVTEIEAALKDAKDSNAVRAKADAILGEMSWDKTWEGMRDAINRAHRARVLDASKETTGAAVTRLDPSKGSRAGKTASTPRYDYLIVGAGFAGAVLAERLAAGSNKRVLVVDKRPHIAGNAYDHYNEDGLLVHKYGPHIFHTNSDKVVDYLSRFTQWRPYEHRVLAQVDDQLVPMPINLTTLSRLYGREFTADDAQAFLAARAEKVDTIKTSEDVVVSQIGRELYEKFFQGYTRKQWGLDPSELDKSVAARVPTRTSIDDRYFTDSFQNMPLHGYTKMFENMLNHPNISVMTGTDFQDLEGEVQYDKLIYTGPIDEFFKHRFGKLPYRSLRFEHTTLPVENFQQVGTVNYPAEATPYTRITEYKHLTGQQHAKTSLTYEYPMAEGDPYYPVPRPENQELYRRYQALADATPNVVFVGRLACYRYYNMDQVVAQALSTYQQLQQEDAARSAALANAPAAVNDDEAVYARP, encoded by the coding sequence ATGCAGTCCCGCGGCGACGGCGCACGCGCCACCAACATCATTCCTTTCGTTTCCGACGATGGGTGGCTGACACGTGAACGGCCTGCTTTGATCTGTTTTTCCCACCTGCGTTGGGACTTTGTTTACCAACGCCCGCAGCACTTGCTGTCGCGGTTCGCGAAGTCCCAGCCTGTCTTCTATTTCGAAGAACCGATCCCGACCGACGGTGCGGAAGCGTTTCTTGAACGACGCATGACCAAGGATGGCGTGTGCGTGCTGGTGCCGCGCCTGCCCGCCGTGGGCGATCACGCCACGGCCGATGCGCAGCAACGCCGTCTGCTCGATGCCTTCATGGCGGAACAGAACTTCGGCAGCTTCATGCTGTGGTACTACACGCCGATGAGCCTGGCGTTCAGCTCGCACCTGGAACCGTCGCTGCTGGTCTATGACTGCATGGACGAACTGTCGGCTTTCCGCGGCGCTCCCCCGCAACTGGTCGAGCGTGAACGCGAACTGATGTCGCGCGCCGACGTCGTGTTCACGGGCGGCTACAGCCTGTACGAGGCCAAGCGCCGCGTGCATGTCAATGCCCACGCGTTCCCGAGCAGTGTTGATGTCGGCCACTTCCGCGCCGCCCGCGCCGATCAGGACGAGCCGCAGGATCAGCGCACCATTGCCCATCCGCGCCTGGGTTTCTATGGCGTGCTGGATGAACGCTTTGATATCGACCTGGTGGCCGACCTGGCCGCGCAACGGCCCGATTGGCAGATCGTGCTGGTCGGCCCGATCGTGAAGATCGACCCGGCCACCCTGCCCCGCGCCGCCAACATCCACTATCTGGGTTCCAAGAGCTACGAGCAGCTGCCGGCCTACTTGGGCGGCTGGGACGTGGCGTTGATGCCTTTTGCCATGAACGAGTCGACCCGGTTCATCAGCCCGACGAAGACCCCCGAGTACCTGGCCGGCGGCAAGCCCGTGGTATCGACCCCGATCATGGATGTGGTGCGGACCTACGGCCATACCGACCTGGTGCACATCGCGTCGAATGCGAAGGAATTCGTGACCGAGATCGAGGCAGCGCTGAAAGATGCCAAGGACAGCAACGCGGTGCGTGCCAAGGCCGATGCGATCCTGGGCGAAATGTCGTGGGACAAGACCTGGGAAGGCATGCGGGACGCGATCAACCGCGCGCACCGTGCACGGGTGCTTGATGCGTCCAAGGAAACGACGGGCGCAGCCGTGACCCGGCTGGATCCGAGCAAGGGATCGCGTGCCGGCAAGACCGCGTCCACCCCGCGTTATGACTACCTGATCGTCGGTGCCGGCTTTGCCGGCGCGGTGCTGGCCGAACGCCTGGCGGCGGGGTCGAACAAGCGTGTGCTGGTCGTGGACAAACGCCCGCATATCGCAGGCAATGCCTACGACCACTACAACGAAGATGGCCTGCTCGTGCACAAGTACGGCCCGCACATCTTCCACACCAACTCGGATAAGGTGGTCGACTACCTGTCGCGCTTCACCCAATGGCGCCCGTACGAGCATCGTGTGCTTGCCCAGGTGGATGATCAGCTGGTGCCCATGCCGATCAACCTGACCACGCTGTCGCGCCTGTATGGCCGTGAATTCACGGCGGACGACGCGCAAGCCTTCCTGGCGGCACGTGCCGAGAAGGTGGACACCATCAAGACGTCGGAAGACGTGGTGGTGTCACAAATCGGCCGCGAACTGTATGAAAAATTCTTCCAGGGCTACACACGCAAGCAATGGGGCCTGGACCCGAGCGAGCTGGACAAGTCGGTGGCCGCCCGGGTGCCGACGCGCACGTCGATCGACGACCGCTACTTTACGGACAGCTTCCAGAACATGCCGCTGCATGGCTATACGAAGATGTTCGAGAACATGCTGAACCATCCGAACATCAGCGTCATGACGGGCACCGACTTCCAGGACCTGGAAGGCGAAGTGCAGTACGACAAGCTGATCTACACCGGCCCGATAGACGAGTTCTTCAAGCATCGTTTCGGCAAGCTGCCCTACCGGTCGCTACGCTTCGAGCACACCACCCTGCCGGTAGAGAATTTCCAGCAGGTCGGGACGGTCAACTATCCTGCCGAGGCGACCCCGTACACGCGCATTACCGAATACAAGCACCTGACCGGACAGCAGCACGCCAAGACCAGCCTGACGTACGAATACCCGATGGCCGAGGGCGACCCGTACTACCCCGTGCCGCGTCCTGAAAACCAGGAGCTGTATCGCCGCTACCAGGCCCTGGCCGATGCCACGCCCAACGTGGTGTTCGTGGGCCGCCTGGCCTGCTATCGCTACTACAACATGGACCAGGTCGTGGCGCAGGCGCTGAGCACCTATCAGCAGCTTCAACAGGAAGACGCTGCACGCAGCGCCGCCCTGGCGAACGCGCCTGCGGCAGTCAACGACGACGAAGCCGTGTACGCCCGCCCATGA
- a CDS encoding LysR family transcriptional regulator, with the protein MTPFQGKLRIRHLEIVLLVAEHGNLSKAARHLHMTQSGLSRAMAEIEEAVGGRLFERSAKGMRATALGVAICRHATVLLGDFRKAETDLAAIARGELGSITVGCFSLFSGWPLADAAAAFRQAHPKVELSVDIGTHERLVEVLDTGALDVLISRTPATLTRETYRIVPLINDPVVLTCAPHHPLASRDALTWADCAMYPWISALPSGRIRREVMERLAEANVQPPDIVGALSLEFGRDMVLAGPYLLMLPGSVAQVQARRGVLHVLPFDLKLKRSPLAAMWRRDRPSTRQTRAFVSILAGIIKQAHP; encoded by the coding sequence ATGACCCCGTTCCAAGGCAAGCTGCGCATCCGTCACCTTGAAATCGTGCTGCTGGTGGCCGAGCACGGCAACCTGTCCAAAGCCGCACGGCATTTGCACATGACGCAATCCGGCCTCTCGCGCGCCATGGCCGAAATCGAAGAAGCAGTAGGTGGCCGGCTGTTCGAACGGTCTGCCAAGGGCATGCGCGCCACGGCCCTGGGTGTGGCGATCTGTCGTCATGCCACGGTGCTGCTTGGCGATTTTCGCAAGGCCGAGACGGACCTGGCCGCCATCGCACGGGGCGAACTCGGCAGTATCACGGTGGGCTGCTTCTCGTTATTCAGCGGCTGGCCGCTGGCCGATGCCGCCGCGGCCTTCCGGCAGGCGCATCCCAAGGTCGAGCTGTCGGTGGACATCGGCACGCATGAACGATTGGTGGAAGTGCTGGATACCGGCGCGCTCGATGTGCTGATCAGCCGTACGCCGGCCACCCTGACGCGCGAGACCTATCGGATCGTGCCGCTGATCAATGACCCAGTCGTGCTTACCTGTGCGCCGCACCATCCCCTGGCGTCGCGTGACGCGCTGACCTGGGCCGACTGCGCCATGTACCCCTGGATCAGTGCGCTGCCGTCCGGCCGCATCCGCCGGGAAGTGATGGAGCGGCTGGCCGAAGCCAACGTCCAGCCGCCGGACATCGTGGGCGCGCTGTCTTTGGAATTTGGCCGCGACATGGTGTTGGCAGGTCCTTACCTTTTGATGCTGCCGGGCAGCGTCGCCCAGGTCCAGGCGCGCCGCGGCGTGTTGCATGTGCTGCCATTCGATCTGAAGCTGAAGCGGTCGCCGCTGGCCGCCATGTGGCGGCGCGACCGGCCCAGCACCCGGCAGACGCGCGCGTTCGTCAGCATTCTGGCGGGCATCATCAAGCAGGCCCACCCATGA
- a CDS encoding carboxylesterase family protein: MQDSVIATFQTATVRGVRQATVCRFNAIPYAEPPLGPRRFLPPTPRGLQGDVDATHPGPVAPQLPSRLADAMGDFDAPQSEDCLHLTVWTPAADDARRPVVIWLHGGAWQSGGGAIDWYDGTRLASEGDVVVVNVNYRLAALGWLCVPGEPANLGLLDCEAAIDWVVEHIAAFGGDPARITVMGQSAGGSNIAAMLTRTPRFQRAIIQSGSMGRGYRTRAQAERIGVAFLQALGVTSLDGARALPVQALLDAQNDPGVKAALADEGSGRSLFCPVLDGTVLPFDIDADLAAAPDKVDLLIGSTADEMAAFPGLGRDADSRAYGDRVFVAPAATWAQAARAAGRHAWLYQVAFAPSERFGACHCIELPFMFGNVDAYAGAPMLEGMTADDADRLVGQMLPAWLRFIRGESPDWPQAPVLQTIA; the protein is encoded by the coding sequence GTGCAAGACAGCGTCATCGCAACGTTCCAGACCGCCACCGTCCGCGGAGTCAGGCAGGCCACGGTATGCCGCTTCAACGCCATTCCCTATGCCGAACCGCCGTTAGGGCCCCGGCGCTTCTTGCCACCGACGCCACGTGGACTGCAGGGTGACGTCGATGCGACCCATCCGGGTCCGGTCGCGCCCCAATTGCCGTCGCGCCTGGCCGATGCAATGGGCGATTTCGACGCCCCGCAATCTGAAGACTGTCTGCACCTGACCGTGTGGACGCCCGCCGCTGACGATGCGCGGCGGCCGGTCGTGATCTGGCTGCACGGCGGCGCCTGGCAAAGCGGCGGCGGGGCGATCGACTGGTACGACGGCACCCGGCTGGCGTCGGAGGGCGACGTGGTGGTTGTCAACGTCAACTATCGCCTGGCCGCCCTGGGGTGGCTTTGCGTACCGGGCGAACCGGCGAACCTCGGGCTGCTGGATTGCGAAGCCGCCATCGACTGGGTCGTCGAACACATTGCCGCCTTTGGCGGTGACCCGGCGCGGATTACCGTCATGGGGCAATCGGCGGGCGGGTCCAACATCGCCGCGATGTTGACGCGCACGCCGCGGTTCCAGCGCGCCATCATCCAGAGCGGATCCATGGGCCGCGGCTATCGGACGCGTGCACAGGCCGAACGCATCGGCGTGGCCTTCTTGCAGGCCTTGGGCGTGACGTCGCTGGACGGCGCCCGTGCACTGCCTGTGCAGGCCTTGCTGGACGCACAGAATGACCCCGGCGTGAAAGCGGCGTTGGCCGACGAAGGCAGCGGCCGCAGCCTGTTCTGCCCGGTGCTCGACGGCACGGTGTTGCCTTTCGATATCGATGCCGATCTGGCCGCGGCGCCGGACAAGGTGGACTTGCTGATCGGATCCACCGCCGACGAAATGGCCGCCTTTCCCGGTCTCGGCCGGGATGCCGACAGCCGCGCCTATGGGGATCGGGTGTTCGTTGCGCCCGCCGCGACGTGGGCACAGGCGGCGCGTGCCGCGGGCCGCCATGCGTGGCTCTACCAAGTCGCCTTTGCGCCGTCCGAGCGGTTTGGCGCTTGCCACTGCATTGAACTGCCGTTCATGTTCGGCAATGTCGACGCCTATGCGGGCGCGCCGATGCTCGAAGGCATGACAGCAGATGATGCCGATCGTCTGGTCGGGCAGATGCTGCCGGCGTGGCTGCGATTCATTCGCGGTGAGTCGCCGGACTGGCCGCAGGCGCCGGTGCTGCAGACGATTGCCTAG
- a CDS encoding Bug family tripartite tricarboxylate transporter substrate binding protein — MLKKLLLLAALFASFPALAAYPDHPVRIMVSNPAGGPVDVFLRVLATRLSQTWNQSVVVENRPGASGIILGNALVKAAPDGYTLGMVVASSLTVVPFAVDNPPFDVQKDLQPISLVARTPFIFVVPKDSPIKTWQDFVAASKQRDLTIGSFSIGTAFHLVWEQTARAAGVKAVYAPSPSSGKTLGDLIGGQLDIALDAPSSAKGMIDAGRLRAIATTSPTRFPGLPDTPTLDESGLKGYSSQPWFALMAPAGTPAAVVDKIQKTVADLLKDPAMKAQMQIYGMTPVGSTPAELAETIKNDLRDMGPLVKELGIKL; from the coding sequence GTGCTCAAGAAACTGCTTCTGCTTGCTGCCCTGTTCGCCTCGTTTCCCGCGCTCGCGGCGTATCCGGACCACCCTGTGCGCATCATGGTCTCCAACCCGGCAGGCGGCCCCGTTGACGTCTTCTTGCGTGTGCTGGCCACGCGCCTGTCGCAGACCTGGAATCAATCCGTCGTCGTCGAAAACCGCCCGGGCGCGTCCGGCATCATTCTCGGCAACGCACTGGTCAAGGCGGCCCCGGATGGCTACACGCTCGGCATGGTCGTCGCTTCGTCGCTGACCGTGGTGCCGTTTGCCGTCGACAACCCACCCTTTGATGTGCAGAAGGATCTGCAGCCCATCTCGCTGGTCGCTCGCACGCCTTTCATCTTTGTCGTGCCCAAAGACAGCCCCATCAAGACCTGGCAAGACTTCGTCGCCGCAAGCAAACAGCGCGACCTGACGATCGGTTCGTTTTCCATCGGCACCGCCTTCCACCTGGTGTGGGAACAGACGGCACGGGCCGCGGGCGTCAAGGCCGTCTATGCGCCATCGCCGTCGTCAGGCAAGACCTTGGGTGACCTTATTGGCGGGCAGCTCGACATCGCGCTCGATGCACCGTCCAGCGCCAAGGGCATGATCGACGCCGGCCGCTTGCGCGCCATCGCCACCACCAGCCCGACACGCTTTCCCGGCTTGCCCGACACGCCGACGCTGGATGAATCCGGCCTGAAGGGCTATTCGTCGCAGCCCTGGTTCGCGTTGATGGCGCCGGCCGGCACGCCCGCCGCCGTGGTTGACAAGATCCAGAAAACGGTGGCGGACTTGCTGAAAGATCCGGCCATGAAAGCGCAGATGCAGATTTACGGCATGACGCCTGTGGGGAGCACGCCAGCGGAACTGGCCGAGACGATCAAGAATGATCTGCGCGACATGGGACCGCTGGTGAAGGAACTCGGGATCAAGCTGTAA
- a CDS encoding FMN-dependent NADH-azoreductase, whose translation MKILHIDSSILGDGSVTRQLSAELVEQLQSANPSSEVVYRDVAAQPLSHLSGPEFMVRVGAPAELTPAIQNDIAIATAVLEEFLAADTVVIGSPMYNFSVSSQLKAWMDRVAVAGRTFRYTATGPEGLAGGKRVIVAVSRGGFYGPGTPAESFDFQERYLTAFFGFLGINNVEFIRAEGIAMGADARAKAITGAQDAIRQAA comes from the coding sequence ATGAAGATCCTTCACATTGATTCCAGCATCCTGGGCGACGGTTCGGTCACCCGCCAACTGAGCGCCGAACTGGTCGAACAGCTGCAAAGCGCCAATCCTTCGTCGGAAGTCGTGTACCGCGACGTGGCTGCCCAGCCTTTGAGCCACCTGTCGGGCCCGGAATTCATGGTTCGCGTTGGCGCGCCTGCCGAGCTGACGCCAGCGATCCAGAACGACATCGCCATCGCCACTGCCGTGCTGGAAGAATTCCTGGCTGCCGATACCGTCGTGATCGGTTCGCCCATGTACAACTTTTCGGTGTCGAGCCAGCTCAAGGCCTGGATGGACCGCGTTGCCGTTGCCGGCCGCACCTTCCGCTACACCGCGACCGGCCCGGAAGGCCTGGCAGGCGGCAAGCGCGTGATCGTCGCCGTGTCGCGCGGCGGCTTTTACGGCCCGGGCACGCCGGCTGAGTCGTTCGACTTCCAGGAACGTTACCTGACCGCCTTCTTCGGCTTCCTGGGCATCAACAACGTCGAGTTCATCCGTGCCGAAGGCATTGCGATGGGCGCCGATGCGCGTGCCAAGGCCATTACGGGTGCGCAGGACGCCATTCGCCAGGCTGCGTAA
- a CDS encoding LysR family transcriptional regulator, giving the protein MLDLNDLYYFAAVVRHGGFAAAGRALNVPKSNLSRRIARLEQTLGVRLLERSTRRLVVTEIGQEFHGHCQQMIAQAEAAEEATQRMRGDPHGLVRLACPPGLAPQLSRILPKFLSQYRNVRVQVVVSNRRVDLVEERIDVALRARRRVDLDPNLVTKVVGENRAGLVAAPAFVASYPPIDHPKDLAGVPTLSMEEVSQHDQWPLFGPDEAAYTVQHEPRVGCSDFPLLLQAAIAGLGVALLPENLSAEAVASGRLVQVLPGWYTDLTVLHIVFTSRRGLLPAVRTFVDFLAAELPKVPWESAIRVSPELQ; this is encoded by the coding sequence ATGCTCGATCTGAACGACCTCTATTACTTTGCTGCTGTCGTGCGCCATGGGGGCTTTGCAGCGGCCGGCCGCGCGTTGAACGTACCCAAGTCCAACCTCAGCCGGCGCATTGCCCGCCTTGAACAGACTTTGGGCGTCCGGCTCCTGGAGCGATCCACGCGCAGGCTGGTGGTGACCGAGATCGGCCAGGAATTCCATGGGCATTGCCAGCAGATGATCGCCCAGGCCGAGGCGGCCGAGGAGGCCACGCAGCGCATGCGCGGCGACCCGCACGGCCTGGTGCGGTTGGCGTGTCCACCGGGCCTGGCGCCCCAACTCAGCCGCATCCTGCCCAAGTTTCTGTCGCAGTACCGGAATGTACGGGTGCAGGTGGTGGTGTCGAACCGGCGCGTCGACTTGGTGGAAGAACGTATCGACGTTGCCCTGCGAGCGCGCCGCCGCGTCGACCTGGACCCCAATCTTGTCACCAAGGTGGTGGGCGAAAACCGCGCCGGCCTCGTCGCCGCCCCGGCGTTCGTCGCGTCCTATCCGCCCATCGATCACCCGAAAGACCTGGCCGGCGTCCCGACGCTGAGCATGGAAGAAGTGTCCCAGCACGACCAATGGCCGCTGTTCGGCCCCGACGAAGCGGCCTACACCGTCCAGCACGAACCGCGCGTGGGCTGCAGCGACTTCCCCTTGCTGCTGCAGGCGGCGATCGCCGGGCTGGGGGTGGCCTTGCTGCCCGAGAATCTGAGCGCCGAAGCCGTCGCCTCCGGCCGCCTCGTCCAGGTGTTGCCCGGGTGGTACACGGACCTGACCGTGCTGCACATCGTCTTCACGTCCCGAAGGGGGCTGCTGCCTGCCGTCCGGACCTTTGTGGACTTTCTGGCAGCCGAACTCCCCAAAGTACCGTGGGAGAGCGCAATCAGGGTAAGTCCTGAACTACAATAG
- the guaB gene encoding IMP dehydrogenase: MRLVQKAYTFDDVLLVPAYSAVLPRDASLRTRLTRKISLNIPLLSAAMDTVTESRLAIAMAQEGGIGIIHKNLTADQQAREVALVKRYESGVVSDPITIAPHMKVRDVIALQRQHGISGLPVVEGRQVVGIVTNRDLRFEDRLDEPVRTIMTPRERLITVKEGATPEEAQALMHKHRLERVLVVNETFELRGLMTVKDIIKTTEHPNACKDAHGKLRVGAAVGVGAGTEERVEKLVAAGVDVLVVDTAHGHSHDVIERVRWVKKHYPQVEVIGGNVATGAAALALVEAGADGVKVGIGPGSICTTRIVAGVGVPQITAISNVAEALEGTGVPLIADGGVRYSGDISKALAAGAYTVMMGGMFAGTDEAPGEVVLYQGRSYKSYRGMGSLGAMTDGSADRYFQDPANNADKLVPEGIEGRVPYKGSVLAIIFQMVGGIRASMGYCGCASIDDMRTKAEFVEITSAGIRESHVHDVTITKEAPNYRME, encoded by the coding sequence ATGCGTCTCGTACAAAAAGCCTACACATTCGACGACGTGCTGCTCGTGCCCGCTTATTCCGCGGTGTTGCCACGTGACGCAAGTCTGCGCACCCGTCTCACCCGCAAGATCTCGCTGAACATTCCGCTCCTGTCCGCCGCCATGGACACGGTCACGGAATCCCGTTTGGCAATCGCGATGGCCCAGGAAGGCGGCATCGGTATCATTCACAAGAACCTGACCGCCGACCAGCAAGCGCGGGAAGTGGCCTTGGTCAAACGCTATGAATCGGGTGTCGTTTCCGACCCGATCACCATCGCGCCGCACATGAAAGTGCGCGACGTCATTGCGCTGCAGCGCCAGCACGGCATCTCCGGCCTGCCGGTCGTGGAAGGCCGCCAGGTCGTCGGCATCGTCACCAACCGCGACTTGCGGTTTGAAGACCGCCTTGACGAACCCGTGCGCACCATCATGACGCCGCGCGAACGCCTCATCACCGTCAAGGAAGGCGCCACGCCCGAAGAAGCGCAGGCCCTGATGCACAAGCATCGCCTTGAACGGGTGCTGGTCGTGAACGAGACCTTCGAGCTGCGCGGCCTGATGACCGTCAAGGACATCATCAAGACCACCGAACACCCCAACGCATGCAAGGACGCGCACGGCAAGCTGCGCGTCGGCGCCGCGGTGGGCGTTGGTGCAGGCACCGAAGAACGCGTCGAAAAGCTGGTTGCCGCCGGCGTTGACGTGCTGGTCGTCGACACCGCCCACGGCCACTCGCACGACGTGATCGAACGCGTCCGCTGGGTCAAGAAACACTACCCGCAAGTTGAAGTCATCGGTGGCAACGTCGCCACTGGCGCGGCGGCACTGGCGCTGGTCGAAGCCGGCGCCGACGGCGTCAAGGTCGGTATCGGCCCCGGCTCCATCTGCACCACGCGTATCGTGGCCGGCGTGGGCGTGCCCCAGATCACCGCGATCTCCAACGTGGCCGAAGCGCTTGAAGGCACCGGCGTGCCGTTGATCGCGGACGGCGGCGTGCGCTACTCGGGCGACATCTCCAAGGCCCTGGCAGCAGGCGCCTACACGGTCATGATGGGCGGCATGTTCGCCGGCACCGACGAAGCCCCCGGCGAAGTCGTGCTGTACCAAGGCCGTTCGTACAAGAGCTATCGCGGCATGGGCAGCCTCGGCGCCATGACCGACGGCTCCGCCGATCGCTACTTCCAGGACCCGGCCAACAACGCCGACAAGCTCGTGCCCGAAGGCATCGAAGGTCGCGTTCCTTACAAGGGCAGCGTGCTCGCCATCATCTTCCAGATGGTCGGCGGCATTCGCGCCTCGATGGGCTACTGCGGCTGCGCGTCGATTGACGACATGCGCACCAAGGCAGAGTTTGTCGAAATCACCTCGGCGGGTATTCGTGAATCGCACGTCCACGACGTGACGATCACCAAAGAAGCCCCCAACTACCGGATGGAATAA